aaaaaaaataaaaaaaaataaaaaaataacaataataataaattaattaataaaaacatgTTTTTCCTTCTAACTGTCAACCTCACATAAGTTGTTATTGTGTTTAGAGAGAACTATATTGTTCGTGTCTTTCTGCTATGACTGCAATGTACTGAGCTATTACTTTTGTGTGCGCAGATTTGAAGGACGAATCACACACAGAGGGGGATGCTGACTCCCAAACAATGCATTCGGAACCAAAAGATGTAGTTGAAGGTCATTCATTACCTGAAACCATGTCTATACCTCTCAACTGTTCAATTTTTTACTTTGTGATTGCTCAATAAAACATATATTTATTCCGATTGCAGTGAAAGAGCAAGTGACTTCTGCTCCAGAGCCTATTGAGGAGGAGGTGGAAAAGAACAAGAAACGCCATTTGAATGTGGTATTCATTGGTCATGTTGGTAGGTagatctttatttttttttcttgtatAAACTTTGTAATATCTAGTTTGTTATATGGTCACCATCTTAACCATTTAGGACAATATATATCTTAAGTCATTCTCATCGCTACTGTTTTATTGTATGATGAGCCACTTTTAGAGTAAAGCTACCTGAACATAATTCATCATCTGATACTTTTGTTTTGTCATATTGATTAAAGATGCTGGAAAGTCAACCATTGGAGGCCAGATACTCTACCTCAGTGGCCAAGTTGATGAACGAACAATTCAAAAGTATGAGAAAGAAGCCAAGGATAAGAGTAGAGAGAGCTGGTAAGCCATTTAACGTAAATTTGAACAAACTAATATAAAAGTTAGACAACGATCTTACTTTTTACGTTCACTTTTACTTCATGATAGGTACATGGCATACATTATGGATACCAATGCAGAGGAGAGGGTGAAGGTACTATGAATCTGCTTCTTTTATTTCTAGccaaaatgtttattaaaatttgttaaatgttaacttTATTTCTGCTTGATTTTGATTTTCTCATTCTGGTTCATGCTTGACCTGTGTGTTACTTCAATGCCATATTGCTCATTGTAGGGTATTACAGTTGAAGTCGGGAGAGCACATTTCGAGACAGAAACTACACGATTTACTATATTGGATGCACCGGTAACTGTTTTTACCATGATACTCCTGTTGTAGTGAAATAGAAAGACTACAATACTATCTTTGTATGTGAATGTAAATTGATTTGTATATCTTTCAGGGACATAAAAGTTATGTACCTAATATGATCAGTGGCGCGTCTCAGGCTGATATAGGTGTACTGGTATGCATTCGTCTCAATACGTTTTTGAGATCCTGTATTGTGATAGCTTACTTACATGTTTGCTTTCTCTCTCAGGTTATATCTGCTCGAAAAGGTGAATTTGAAACGGGATATGAAAGAGGTGGGCAAACTCGTGAACATGTTCAACTTGCAAAGACTTTGGGTGTCTCTAAGCTGCTGGTTGTTGTAAATAAAATGGATGAGCCTACTGTTAACTGGTCAAAAGAGAGGTGCTTTAGCCAGTTTTTACATATTATCTTAATTCATAACAAAAATCTGATTCTTATTAACTGTAATGCTGTTTATTATCTTAGGTATGATGAAATTGAGTCAAAAATGGTTCCCTTTTTGAAGTCTTCAGGCTACAATGTCAAGAAAGGTAAAGTTGTATTACGTATATATATTTACGAATATTGCTGTTCTGTTAATGATCTTGTCTTCACATTTGTTTTCgtatttagatttttttaggttctACAAATCGTTATATGTTTTCTTTCAATTTTGGGAGGACATGGATATTTTTGAGAACTTATTGCATCACAGTGATTACCAATGCTAAAAAAAATCTGTTAAATATGCATAATAGTTAATCTGCTGTTGTTATATAATAGTCAAACCTTTGGAAAAGGTTTGAGATAAGATTTTGAGAGCCACAATGGTTGCATGCCAAAATAATAAACACACACATTATCGGGTTATCAAATGGTAAGTTTGTTTTTCTTAAGAGTTGATTAAATTTCTAGAACGTGCTTATGTTAAGAAGTTCCATAATGCTAGAGAATTGTATAGTTTTCATATAGCAAATTGTAGATGTCTTTAATTAGTTTTCTGTTATAGCTACTTGACTCTTGCCTAGTTAATTAAGTCGGAAATATTTCATCTCACTCTGACTTGATGGTCTCAGAGCTCTTGTTGCTTGAACCTTGCCTCTTTCCAGATCAAGTAAAACACTGCTTTTGCTCTTGTTTGTTTCTGCTTCTCTTTTGTGACTATTTGATAGTCTAGTGCCACCATTCATATTTACTGTTGCTCTTGTCGATATCCTGATTACACCAGATCCTAGTCCACTCCCAGAAGTTTCCATAAAATCTGCTGCAAAAGTGAACCGAAACCCTAAATCTATTGCGCGCCAGTTTCTTATTATATTATTCATCACCCACCCTTTGTCTGCTACTAACAAAAACACAACTGGTTCATTTAAGTTTTTCTGGAGAAAAGCCTAGCCATAGTTATTGATAGCGGCCATAGCGACCGCTATCGCGAATAGCGTGGCGAGGCGAGACATGGTCGCTATATGCTGTATAGCGCTGAATAGCGTGAGAATGGCGGATTCCGACGAAGACTTCCGGCCGGAAACCTGCAATTTCTGCCGGAAACCTGCAATTTCTGCCGGAAACTTGCTGGAAActatgaagaagaaaagagcggctgcgtttttgtttttgttgctcCGGCCGGAAACCTGCAATTTCTGTCGCTGGGGAAACTTGCTGGAAactatgaagaagaagaagagaagagcgGCTGCTGCGTTTTTGTGCCTTTCTAGGGTTTAATAAGTTTATggattttaacatttaacccctccATCTTTCATTAGGTTACATTTAGTAattaaaacttgtaaaaatttacataaaagtgtaaaattagtttgtgtattttaacatttaacccccccTATTTTCACTAGCTTACATTTGGTTCTTAAACTTAtaaatttatacataaaaagtataAAACTAACGTTATATATAAAAGAAAGTTATGTAGATAGctatattttatttcttaaatttttgactaccttatcgctaaacacgaaatagcgggcgctatttcatcgctatcgctacgtagcatataggtacgttgtcgctatttgtcgctattcgctatcgataactatgaGCCTAGCTGCCACCACTGTTCCGGTTGAACCACTAGTTTTCAGGATTTAAGTTCAGACTTGTTCGCACCATAACACTAACCCGCATTTGATCCTGTATTCCAAAGTTAGCCAAATTATCCAATTTGATCATCTTTGTTCAACTATGACTTGTTCGCACCATAACACTAACCCGCATTCGATCCTGTATTCCAAAGTTAGCCAATTTGATCATCTTTGTTCAACTATGACAAGAAAATGAAGCTTTGGTTCAAGATTTAAAGTTTGTTATTACCACTTGCTTCTTTGGAAAGGAAGATGTACCTAGATCTCAACATGAGCTTTTTTGGACAAGCTTTAATAGTCTAGTGCTACTATAAAAACTTGGATTTAACCATGTAGGTGAAAGGTTTTATATATTAATATACCCCATACAAAAACATTTTTGATCTACATGTCTAATTATAGGATTCAATAGTAATCTCTAAAATCTAAACCTTTCATCTGTTCTCTATGTTCCATCCTTTTCTAGATTCTCTAATATTAGTCAGCCCTATTATGATGATATATAATTGTTTTAgtttgggtcaaaacgggttttaGTAAAAATGATTTCGAGGGTTTTAACAATTTTGATATTTTATCAAAAAAAACAAGTGCAAGAAACAAATTTCATGGAAtctgtcccccccccccccccccccccccatacacACGAAAACATGCCCATGGAATCTATCGACTTAATATGGTGCTTTTCTTGATTATAAATTCAAGCATACATTCAAAATCACCAGTCTTAAAATCAAGGAACATGGCTCAGGTAATGGGTTTTACAACCGTCAACCGCCCAAATCTCTACActactactatttgaacttaatacatcatcatcatcatactcagtaaatcccacaaatagcaaagctaaggtagggtctgaggagggtaagatgtagacaaccttacccctaccccgtaggaatagagaggttgcttccagtgagacccctgtggtttgatagtagttttgcatcaagccttggacataagacacataacactcggcAACATAcgggacaaaggccgattagtgcatgtaccccttgtctttcggctatcaacgccaccacatggcTTAACTAATATTTAATACACACATGGCTTAATTTCGAAAGCAAGTGTCGTTAAAAAAAGTTGGGAAGACGAGTTTTTTGACTGTACAACCTCTACGAAAACCGATACATGCCTCTGGTTTGAAATTTACTTTGACAATAGTCGGTGACGGTGATTTAGAACTGTATCTAGTGGCACGGAGAATGGAAGAAGTTTTCGTTGGGTGATTTAGGAGTGTATATATTTTCATTTTTACCACCTGAGTTTTGCAGATTTTCGGATACTAAATAAATTTGGTGATAATCTTTCAATGGTTGCAGACATTCATTTTCTTCCAATATCTGGTCTTCAAGGTGCCAACATGCAAACAAGATTGGACAAAAAGGTATGTCCGTGGTGGAATGGTCCATGTCTGTTTGAAGCCCTTGACGCTATGGAGGTTCCTCCACGGGATCCAAACGGTCCCTTTAGGTATCACTTCCAGTTTTTGTTTCTCTTAAACTACTTACGTCACTGAAACGAATTTTAATTTATTATCtaacttaattaatatttaattaccaGGATGCCTATTATTGACAAGTTCAAAGACATGGGGACCGTTGTTATGGGAAAAGTAGAATCTGGTAGTATACGCGAGGGAAACAATCTGCTTATTATGCCAAACAAGGTGCGTTTTCGAGGACTTATGAAAACTTTTTGTTTCTGAACACCAATCTCTAAACAATTGTATATTCAGGTTCAAGTGAAAGTCCTTGCCATATTTTGTGATGAGGACAAAGTTAGGACTGCTGGCCCTGGTGAGAATCTAAGAGTTCGATTATCTGGGATTGAAGAAGAAGACATACTTTCGGGTTTTGTTCTTTCCACCATTGGTATGTTTTCTTACTTAGATCAATACTAACACATAACTACCGACATTTTACccttgtcttttttttttttttttttttttttatgcaGAAAAACCAATACCGGCAGTTAATGAGTTTGTCGCTCAGTTGCATATTCTTGAATTGCTGGATAACGTATGGAGCTAAAATAGCTTTAATCTTTGATTTGTATTATGCTTCATTAGctatttttttgaaatatatatttttctgttTTAGGCTATTTTCACTGCTGGTTACAAGGCTGTATTGCACATTCATTCTGTTGTGGAGGAGTGCGAGATTATTGAGCTGATGCAGCAAATTGATCCTAAAACCAGGAAACCTATGAAAAAGAAGGTGCTCTTTGTGAAAAACGGTGCTGTCGTTATATGTCGCATTCAGGTTAGTATTTCTCATCATTTATTGTTACATTCTTTTGTTGCTTATTTCACGGGTAAATTCTGATACATGTTTGGGTGACTGGAAACATTTATTTTTGTCCAAATCTTTAGATTATAATAAGTAGTTATTGTGTCAGCATTTTAATTACAGTTTTCTATTATTATCTATTGCAAATAATCTACATTTTCAAAATGATTTTGAGTTGCACTTCTGGTGACATTTTATCCGTGTGACCCTTTCTTGAACTGTTTTCTTATTTGCTAGAATTTTCCCATTTTGTTGAAACAAATGGTTCGAATTTGCAACAATATTTAATCCCCCACTCGTATACGTGCTTGTGTTGCTTTTCCTATCATTATTTCTATTTACCAGTCATAAAAAAACTAGGAAATTCTTATGTTCGGTATTTGAATATCTTCCTCAGGTGTCTAATCTGATATGCATCGAGAAATTCTCAGATTTTCAACAGCTTGGGCGGTTTACACTCCGCACAGAAGGTAAATGCGAAACTAATTTGTGTAATCTTGTATCTATCTCCCACCGACCatagaaatttaataaaaaagtgATGCATCCTTGTCATACAGGAAAAACAGTTGCAATTGGAAAAGTGACCGATCTTCGTGCATAAACAATTTTGGGAGAAATGGTAAATGTTGAAGATCGACTTAAAACCTTAAATCAAAACGACAACTGTTTTAAATGATTGTGGTGCAGGAAAGCCCGTGAGAAGGTAATTGGGAGCAGAGTTGAGATGTGAAAGGGGTTGATGATAGTTTTTGAATTTCTAGTGATTTGATGCTGAATTATATGAGTGATAGCATAAATTACAAATCAGATGCTTTAGTAATGAATGGCATGATGATGATGCTGTGGTCTTTTACCCGATGCTTTGCATCCTGTTATCTACGACATTGTAATCCTCATTTGATCATGCTATAGTTATGTGTTGTGTGACGGTTTTATGCCTGCTATTGGAACCTTCGTAAATCACATGTTTTGTTGTTTTGGTACTTTTTTTTCTTAAATTAAAGACAAGGTCTTCACCGTTTGTCAACCAGTAACATCTTTTACCATCATTAAAAACCTTAAATGTATGTAAAAAACTGaaaggttatatatatatatatatagagggctAGGATCACATGAGAAGTAGTaggctatttgagaaacttgagaagaaatCTGGATCACACTTTTTTCCTAagcaaaaaacacaaaaaaataggaaaaaacgcaaataatttttattttttttattttggaaaaatcgcaactttttctattagttttttttgaatttatacatatgtgtataatgtTAATCTTTCAACTATACATGTGTttatattgtcaattatacattttaaacatgtatatacatacatgtttaaaattgaaaaataaaaatctaTGATTGAGGTGAATGCTTAATATTTaacattagtatttagggtttagcattagtatttatggtttatctttagggtttagcattagtatttagggtttatctTTAGGGTTTGGCATTagtttttagctttagggtttagggtttacctttagggtttagcattagtttttagctttagggtttagggtttacctttagggtttagggtttagcattagggtttagatttagggtttagctttagctttagggtttagctttaggttttgggtttagcattagggttttaCTTTAGGGTTTAAGGTTTAGTTTTTAGGTTTTAGCATACAGAGTTTTGGTTATTGTTCAATGAGCCGGTTCCAATGCCGCTATAATGATCTCAATCAACATTCATTTGTCCCGGTTTCCTACATTTCTTAGGTTAAGGATATACATTTttcataatatacacatatgtatagttataAGATTGACAATATACACATGTATAATTAAAAGATTAACATTATACGTTATAAGATAgtcaatatacacatatgtatagttaaaagattaacattatacacatatgtataaatccaaaaaaaaaaaaaaacctaacagaaaaagctgcgatttttccaaaaaaataaataaataaaagagaaaaatgcccagatagtccctgtggtttcgccttttttcacctatagtccccaactttctaaaactacctgaatagtccccaagtttttattttttgttcccggatagtctctgggtctaacttcagtttgttttctctgttaagagggtgtgaaatgaccaatttaccctttccttaaaaagggcaaaccacagggactagaGCAGAAACATTATCATCTTTCACCATTAAaaatcttctttctcttctctgtGTTTTCTCCGGCGAACAACACCCACTTCAGCTCACCCTATTTCACCTCTGATTACCCCATCATTAATCACCTCCGGCGACCACCTCTCCACTGTCAAACCTCCGATCGACCACCACCATCCTCGATTAAATCTCACCCTCATTTACAACAATCATTACCGACCACCATACGCTATTCACCTCCGATTACCACCTCTTCACTGTCAAACCTCCGATCGACCCACCACCCACCCCTCCCACTCCATCTTCCCCACTCTAAACCACCCAACACCATCTCCAcctttcaccaccaccatcaccaccatgaTTATACCTATGGCAATGAGATGTAAACCCCAATGAGAATGAACAGAATCAACCCTTTTCCTCCTCACCAGACTTCTAAACCCCAATTTTGCACCCCCCATTAGCCCCCTGATTCGACTCAGCAACAAACCCAGGAATCAAACAATCAGAATATGGATTTTTTACACAGGTAATGGTTTTTCTGGGCTGAATGAGATGCTATTCACTACCTGTTTAACAAACTCACCTCAAACCCAACAGAAATCAACTACGTCCCTGTTTTCAACACCCATTTGAACCCAATGATAAGCTTTAACAATTTCAGGAAAAAAAAATCATGTAAATTGTGCATAGACATAAAAAAATTTGAGCTTTCATACCTTGATTCTTGAGTCGACTGAAAATTAGAGAAAACTATAAACTTTGGTATTAATCAGGGATCGCAATGGTGTTCACTTGATCGTTGTGAAATACAGTGAGTATGGGGGTCGCCGGCCGATGTCGGCTCTGGTGGGGATCGGACGGAGATGAAGAAAAAGATGTCGGCTCTGCTCACCACCGCCTCAAGTTTTGGAGATTTTCCACAGTGGTGGTtcaatgtatgtatgtatgtgttcGGTTTTAAATTGAATTGTCTGATGTATGTATGCATATGTATGCAGGCTTTAAATTGAAATTGTCTCTCAATTACATATGTATGTACTGGGTTGAGTTGATGGGGTAAGATTGGAGGTGGGTTGGGTAAAGAAGATGATAATGGTGAGATAAGGTTTggggtgatgaagatgatgacagtGGGACCTATttaaatatttcttttaatattaaaaattaaaaaaatttattagtaagggtatttttgcAATTTCACACCCATCTAACATTAAAAACTAACCCAGTTACGTGcaagggactatccgagaacaaatttgcaaaacttggggactattcaggtagttttagaaagttggggactataggtaaaaaaaggcgaaaccacagggactatctgggcatttttctctaaataaaatttgtgttttttactcttttttttttgcattttttgcattttttgcttagggaaaatgtgtgattcagatttcttctcaagtttctcaaatacgGTGCttttctcttaggatccctaccatatatatatatatttttaatataaatactaCCTAAGTTAAAATTACCATTTAAAATTATCGTTGTTTTCCACAAACTTTCTTTGATCATTCgtaaaattacaaaataaatGTTTTAGTATTAAATCGAAAAAACTTTATTTAGAAATGCTAACTTGAGCTCAATTAgtcttaggggctgtttgacaacatctgaatggttaagtgctgaaccggtaagaggtctaaaccattaagagccaatataatgcttaaccgtttagaggcaaTTGTCTGGCCatttcagattagaggtcttaaccattcagacttagtataatgtttaaccatttagaggcaaatgtctgaaccaatCAGACATCTgttcgtgaaacaaacagtctgaactatTAAACGTTAAagcagtaagaggtctgaaccattaaaagcctcattaagaggtaaacaaaatGTCTCTATTTATGTCATCACTAGAGGAAAATAGGATGGTTGAATGTCGGTATGATATCTTGGATTGAACACTACTTTTAACCTTGTAGACCAAAAAATAGCtacctttcaaaaaaaagaaaaaaaagagacTGCCTATCAATTATCAAGAATTCCTTGTAGACCGAAAAATAactacctttcaaaaaaaaaaaaaaaaaaatcaagaatttctttCAATTATCAAGAATTTGAATTCGTGTCAAGTAATCggatacgaatttataattttaagttcgattcaaaattcaaattaataacatacatatttattatttactaggtttttacccgggattgcttcccgggctcgggaaACTTAGTTATTTCAATTATTACTTGTTATTAATACAACCTCATTACATCAAGCATCAcattggattcaacaacaatgtcTTCACATCTCCGGATTAGATCATAAACCCATATTATAGgtcaaacaaaagcacaacaggaccacATGAATAACATCATTTCCAATTTCACATCAATGCACTTACATGATcgggtgatttgggattttgtaaaaatgtttgttcttgTACTTCTTAAGAAAATTatatagaattcaagaaaacaaaacaatgacTTAAAGAACTATAATTTAACACCAAATGTGATCCaccaaacagatgttgaccaaaagtcaaccAGTTGTTGACCAGAAGTCAAATAGTTGTTGACCAAAAGTGAAACAGATGCTCAACCAGATTGACTGTCTTCTTATATTTTAGGActgttttcctcttcaaaacactgttcaacctaacatgggtttcTATGAACTTTTGACctaaagtcaaacagatgtttaAACCAGTATTTCAGTTATTCAAACgtctgttgaatactaaatgagatgttgaccaaaagtcaatcagatgttgaccaaaagtgaaACGGAGTATACTGTCTTTAGTTCACATCTCCACATTGTTTCCGTTCGACATGGACCTAATAATTTACATGTACATATATAGTTTTAGAATCGCAACttcaaaactaaacaaacaagTCTAGTATCAGTTTCGAAAAGCAAACAACTACAACCCAAAAACTTGGTTCAATGTATCCTTCTGCATTTGCCTACTTCAACCAACGAACATTCATCCGAACATAAAAAGCTTTTTACCTTTCACAAAGTTAAGTGTAAATGCTTCACCTGCAGCCATGCCTTTATCTCTCACAAACTTTCTCATTCCTTGCAGATAATATCTTGGTTGACCTCGAGATGAACCTATAGCAGATTGAATATTCCAAATATCACCTGCCACTTCCACAATCTTCAAACCCATCTTACGATTCAGTCCAAGATCTTCAGCCTGTTTTTTAAAAAGGCGCTgtaacaaacaacaaacaattCAATAAACAAAGAATTAACATATGTTTAAAATTTGACTAAAGTATTATATATTAGTAAACTCGTCATCACAAACTTTCAAAATGACCGTCCACACGGAAAGAAATAGGTACGATCTGATTATCTTCATTCACAACAACCACACCACCTTCATTGACATTATCGATGTCCTGTACAGCTTCAGTATCTGAACTCAAGACAATCTCTTCTATCACCTTTTCTTTAACAAGAACACAAACCTCCGGTGGAAGCACTAAATCACAGGTAGCACAATTGAAAACCGTGATATGAAAAGTCTGAAGATCTATCATCTGAAAGACAATGAGATGATCAGCAGTTAATGACAACTCATCCTTTATCTCCTTCCATCCAGTAATTATGTAAAGTTCATTGTTGATATCTTCCACCCCTACAGGCCAGTTCTTGTTTTCAGATCCTTTAATAAGAACCGGATATGAAGGAATAGTGTTTAACATCTTGTGATGAACAAAAGAACGATTAATACTCTACAATCAGAATAAAACACATTATATTGTACATTAGTAAAAATATATCAGAAAATTAagtaaacaaataaaaaacaacAATTAAACAATTGTATCTCCCAAAAAATTACATGATGAATAATATTCGAAGTTACATACCACATAATCTTCGTTACCAGATGGTTTGGAGTAAAACTCTTCACAAGGAGCAAGAGCAATGTCTTGATAAAAATACAATATTCTGAAACTTTCTAATGCTTCTTCATAATGAAATATCAACCATGAATCTGAAGGTATTTTCAAACTGTCTACCAACTGACACCAACCATTATAGAAATAATATCTGCCATTGCTTAGAAGATATATCTTGACTTTAAAAACATTTCCAGTTATGGTCTGGATCTTTGTATTTCCAATTGGATAATTAAACTGTTGAATCCAATTTTGATACTGTTTTGGCAAAATCTAagcataaataaaagaaacactTTTATTGCTAAATATCataccaaaaaaaattaaaattaagtgTTAAACTAAGATCGGATAAAATTACTAACTAAACATTTCCTTTTCCTGTCTTCAAGGTAACACggaaatccataaatcattctcACGTAAAACTGTAACAGTATCAATCATATAGAATCAAAATCAATAACATTAATAAACAAATGAATACAATCCAGTAAAAATCAGAAATTTATATTATACTTCAGAATAACATAGTTACATGAACAACTTTATAAACAACTTTACAAATAAACGTGACAATACATTAGTAAAGGTTGAAATTTTATACCATACATCAGAATTACATCAACAACTTTATAAATAACTTTAAAAATACAAATGAGAATACAACAGTAAAGATCGAAATTTTATATCATAAATAAGAATAAGATAAATACATGAGCAAAGTGAAATCCAATAAAATCAACAATGGATAAGACAAATGGTAGATACACGAAATGCAGATAAGTTTTTTAGAATCATATATGTCTATCATGACATGCATAATAACTACATATTAATCagatataaaaaaaattaggacTCTCAGAAATTTTTCCAGTATAAGCCGCAACAATGAACGCAATCATAACCAACAATGGATTGTAAAAAAAAAGAGATACATGAATACACCACCGTCGATTACAACTTCTTCATTAAAATAACAAGAACCATAATCGGCTATGGAATTTAAAACTAAAAGAATAAACatgaaaaaatacaaaacaaatcAGATTATTTAACAATAACTTTATTATTATACAAGATGATATTGATGAAGATCGGAAGAAATTGAAGAAGATGAGATAGTTTCTTGGAGAAAGTGTAGAAAGAAACGTGGAGAGAGAAACGAACCGAGATTTTGTGAGGATCTTTAAAAAGTTAGAAGTTTAAAAATATCCCATGTAACCGGGTCGGATCATCCCATTTAGTTTTTTGTCAAAATCTGTTTGagttttggtcaacatctcatttagtattcaacagaaATTTGAATAAGTCAATCAGTGGTTTGAATATCTGTTTGACTTTTAGTCAACAGTTggatggaaacccatgttagatTGAATAGTGTTTTGAACAGATGTTTAAACATCTGTTAAGACTTAAACATATGTTGgggcttaaacaaatgtttggcgTTCTATATAAGTTGTTTGGACTTAAATAGATGTTTGGCCAAAAACAGATATTTGGCAATAAAGatatgtttggccttaaacaaatgtttgcccATAAAGAGATATTTGGCCTgaaaccaaacatctgcttaaggtcaacatctgtttcACTATACGCCAACatttgtttgacttttggtcaacatctgttaacatataaacactgttaacataaattaaaaataattagCTAATAGAGGGCACACAATTAGCATCTTAAATCATCAAGACCCTTAACAATTTGACCATATGATTTAATCGTGTGTTTTATCTTAGATGGGACAACTCGAAAAGAAAATTCACTAAAAGTATAACACATTAAACGGGTAAAAAAAAGCTCAAAGTATATTTTACTGCAAATCAGGATTAACAAAAAATGCCAACAGTTAAGTCAACCATGTTTctt
Above is a window of Helianthus annuus cultivar XRQ/B chromosome 14, HanXRQr2.0-SUNRISE, whole genome shotgun sequence DNA encoding:
- the LOC110923304 gene encoding eukaryotic peptide chain release factor GTP-binding subunit ERF3A isoform X1, whose protein sequence is MDNIQEDIRALQLDSSAEDSNMVPNENGGEPEELVVRDNVEEDLKDESHTEGDADSQTMHSEPKDVVEVKEQVTSAPEPIEEEVEKNKKRHLNVVFIGHVDAGKSTIGGQILYLSGQVDERTIQKYEKEAKDKSRESWYMAYIMDTNAEERVKGITVEVGRAHFETETTRFTILDAPGHKSYVPNMISGASQADIGVLVISARKGEFETGYERGGQTREHVQLAKTLGVSKLLVVVNKMDEPTVNWSKERYDEIESKMVPFLKSSGYNVKKDIHFLPISGLQGANMQTRLDKKVCPWWNGPCLFEALDAMEVPPRDPNGPFRMPIIDKFKDMGTVVMGKVESGSIREGNNLLIMPNKVQVKVLAIFCDEDKVRTAGPGENLRVRLSGIEEEDILSGFVLSTIEKPIPAVNEFVAQLHILELLDNAIFTAGYKAVLHIHSVVEECEIIELMQQIDPKTRKPMKKKVLFVKNGAVVICRIQVSNLICIEKFSDFQQLGRFTLRTEGKTVAIGKVTDLRA
- the LOC110923304 gene encoding eukaryotic peptide chain release factor GTP-binding subunit ERF3A isoform X2 gives rise to the protein MDNIQEDIRALQLDSSDLKDESHTEGDADSQTMHSEPKDVVEVKEQVTSAPEPIEEEVEKNKKRHLNVVFIGHVDAGKSTIGGQILYLSGQVDERTIQKYEKEAKDKSRESWYMAYIMDTNAEERVKGITVEVGRAHFETETTRFTILDAPGHKSYVPNMISGASQADIGVLVISARKGEFETGYERGGQTREHVQLAKTLGVSKLLVVVNKMDEPTVNWSKERYDEIESKMVPFLKSSGYNVKKDIHFLPISGLQGANMQTRLDKKVCPWWNGPCLFEALDAMEVPPRDPNGPFRMPIIDKFKDMGTVVMGKVESGSIREGNNLLIMPNKVQVKVLAIFCDEDKVRTAGPGENLRVRLSGIEEEDILSGFVLSTIEKPIPAVNEFVAQLHILELLDNAIFTAGYKAVLHIHSVVEECEIIELMQQIDPKTRKPMKKKVLFVKNGAVVICRIQVSNLICIEKFSDFQQLGRFTLRTEGKTVAIGKVTDLRA